In a single window of the Paenibacillus sp. MMS20-IR301 genome:
- a CDS encoding RHS repeat-associated core domain-containing protein, giving the protein MKQSKALLRVLTATMFMMILFLPAVHAETLQDQLNNLVGPKQQYNTMLSPVYLRTNETVDEVSPQGGSLTITQTDYVLPGKNGLDLEFKRIYKNESANVQDMEVEYIDGAWVDKVRSSAKTSSFYEDRYNLGIGMRFSFPGMEIKANTDGSSHKFLHTESGDVYRLKQYTMDGSLVYLPEGQTVKDVVVRESAAYQNGQTDGTSKYLMTGKDGKNTYFAEDGRILGIVDRYGNKINFEYSTLSYQLDGETITKKLISKVTDSVGRVSTLEYVEDPAFTVGPINKLEALGANDYFKASENPNTTDSGDLNGKFKVILHLPGDKSIVYDKSAVLVSASKHVIRTRLQRVYDTDNKPKYFYWYEQPDLGFTYYNKANYSAYNRYENLVLVDEVKTNKAKRFVYNTYTKKLNEGSMQYRKIFEVKELVKTGFDPAQANFLDKLITDTKNKSTYTYTNEADGYGTTGYKEYDDAYLKDTYRYYTTITDINGSTVKYTYNGKQELILTEKLGKNHKETVTKEHDELKLVKKQETLTYQVTGGQATGEPVRKIENYRYDEYGDMTSYTGPIAERDSKGYPVNNEHTVLYTYDINKFHILTQKTWKLDQDTTAQTNYELDSKGNVLKESKANDDPAHPWLITEYAYDTSGNLIRKTAHDTAQDFTTYYEYGIDANGTDTKGAYLTKQVQQSEGKSYAKTYAYDMQTGNILSEIDPNGNKTSYQYDTVGRLLKNIRPDNKVLQYEYLESPYANFKIQYTDAGNYKYLNEYDIQGNLLNNSVNSQGVWKRLSTLEYDAFGNQTKEINSNGHSTRYVYDSNQQIVEKSYYENDKTLKAGVKVDYQIASSPQVPLLMTITNEEGYGKRYYYDLENQLVKQEVTPDHQNYYASVFSYDYVGNLITDTDEGKHTTQYSYDALGRKTSTADALGNTTTYTYNIMEQPVSEKAPGGKITEWTYDGLGRNSVQKIYQAGSPDYFYTNSQYDAGNNKIKITQGMYSAGLSRDSSVVSFAYDSLNQVTDQYTSIDSASSTHTHNDYDANGNKVKVVEYADSAGNKLIVYNYQFDFAGNTTSETGSSKEKMDDGTFVERGAYETLNEYDLEGNLTKSKQFNGTDYDTEENTYNYRNLKASTSKPFNDKGTRLTRYQYDKQGNLITETAVVGGSEQTTSYTYDGLGFATGTTDPMGNTIRYLYDTMGNLLKTVDARYSALAMEQAPGIENEYDADNRLMKSVAFDGTNREVIAYREYDGRGNVVKDVDGEGYNANHPEQSVGTLYQYNVIDKPVESISAQMAYDNQQLGIRKVSQKITYDGSGNVLSDTDGLGHTTSYTYDLGGRLKQTTYADGTRTTTNYDLTGKWITVNTDKAGHQTKIYNSVFGTPYLVEYPDDTTETFRYSAKGELLEHIDQNGKSIYYAYDSAGNQISQKEYIRADEANSYYRLTVMKYDEAAKLLSTETFQYTVSKKNGAATQSSAGDLTQQIYDKGGKLIQVTGPFGRESKQDYDRAGNIVTTYQKISDNNYDVTRNSYDSRSRLTKTALLVKTSDISSGFLPGAVFDNEYADRLQVNTTYTYSKNDQVVTQSDAKGNTISFEFNYNKQLLKKTDALKGATLYQYDDAGNVLTETNPKGTVTGYAYDSLNRVLRKSLPAADGELAVTRYVYDLSGNLIREISPNQYNKELDNTVQVLDMKGISYTYDTMNRRLSTVSPEGAGQEYIQYDAKGQISKKVDGLRYSGNMGSSKGTTYLYDGLGRLIKETNALGGSRVYEYDVLDHLLARTDELGNTTSYEVNPDGTPGRIINADGGIYKYAFDKLGRKTSETNPLGAVTTTSYTAFGKEKVVKDPYGYTVENKYDPNGNLVSVKDQAGSVSLFNYDAANRLIEKKSPLALDDSTNVVYAVEHYAYDAAGNMIRKVLSGTKEDSANRETTYIYYDNNLLKSVADNSGASSSMEYDKNGNLIKSERLRDADLSDVEQYEYDAQNRMVKRIAWLDKDTVEGYSSLPNLASLLDSSYQDRIRQITTYSYDVLGNKIQELDPRANSFLSTDVANQKNYTVNYTYDAMNRLEKIIRTQGSADIIRQYGYDAAGNRISDKNERGHITKYAYDPVNRITVVTDAEGRKFTTAYDLAGNKTSDTNAKGYTMSYTYDKLNRLSLTIDPYDKVVGKKIYDAKGNTVKVIDAKGYAAGDTDDSRYGTLYRYDLSNRVTAVIDPVLADKNGTDKFTTVYQYNTYGNLTQKTDALGNSIRYEYDNAGRLTKVIDALDVEVSYSYDRMGNKQFMKDGRGKVTQYRYGAFGMLQSVTDAGNATISYTYDLALNKQRMIDHQGNNTLYIYNNQNLLSEMKVVETGDRISYGYDEAGNRIRMNDESGAYSYIYNSRDQLLKTMKDGKVQILYTYDEIGNVETVTDALGLTTAYHYDKSSRMDRVVYEGKETAYTYDKNGNRTMVQYEDGVKEVYAYDLNNRLLTLINKRNGGSEISSYRYTYDDAGRQITKTDSFGKTSYSYDDAGRIEQVEAPGKTTVYAYDGAGNRKSMLETYTSLQPSSYINPDTKLALQYKLKKSEYLYSSSNQLVKLEERMSETAGKELLLKTVDYLFDKNGNELSQRTAYTQPHTAGMHQSTGGDAYEAETKEINSLIEKVNQTYDGFNRLTKAVKVKAGDRTTVDYVYNGDGLRVKKTVSSAKAGSAVTETNYVYDRQHVILETDNSGKLGVRYIRGINYIARMNQGHAYSYYLYNGHGDVVQTVTPGGEIQNQYDYDVFGNPTLSIETYTESIRYAGEYYDGETGLYYLRARYYDPYIGRFLSEDSYWGEDNNPLSLNLYTYANNDPVQYIDPTGHAATASSLQSKIKQNEAAMDRQEHLYLAQKKASTPAPAKPASPAPAKPAQTTKPAATVSAKQAPAKAVTAAPVTPKPAAKTSAPATSVAQSKTAATMANLTKQNQLLAAELKIAKKNEQAAQATKAAAKKDPVPVKPAASGKGSTSVLDKVATGAKNLGVGTYNLLVGDDIKGAFGKNSTTTERWIGSASLAFTVVTLGEGALIKGGIKVVAQGLEKAVAKNLVVKATVKETAEVVGNKVTQQGVKQTGTGVGRQVQETLSDSSSALNKLQKGSVPAATTAESTNKAVVDEYGILKKNTNIPGQAHHLNQDAAYRDVIPSSKGMSTKLEGNAFTEVDSPHYNAHESLEQFWNQYRKGGAKYREAPTNLEYSKAMVDSLKSAGYTQQEAMQIAAKAVEQRVQHGVLGGMPVPRIPGRINQTTRP; this is encoded by the coding sequence GTGAAACAATCGAAGGCATTATTACGGGTATTAACAGCAACTATGTTCATGATGATCTTGTTCCTGCCGGCAGTGCATGCCGAGACTTTGCAGGACCAGTTAAATAATCTCGTCGGACCGAAGCAGCAATATAACACAATGCTCTCGCCTGTATACTTGAGAACTAACGAAACAGTAGATGAAGTAAGTCCTCAGGGCGGATCATTAACGATTACACAGACGGATTACGTACTGCCGGGCAAGAACGGGCTGGATCTGGAATTCAAGCGGATTTACAAAAATGAATCGGCCAACGTCCAGGACATGGAGGTAGAATACATTGACGGAGCCTGGGTGGACAAAGTCCGCTCGAGCGCAAAGACCTCGTCTTTTTATGAAGACCGCTATAATCTCGGGATTGGTATGCGGTTCTCTTTTCCCGGCATGGAAATCAAGGCTAACACAGACGGCAGCAGCCACAAATTCCTGCACACGGAGAGCGGCGATGTCTACCGGCTGAAGCAATATACAATGGATGGCTCACTCGTCTATTTGCCTGAAGGCCAAACGGTGAAGGACGTTGTAGTCCGAGAGTCGGCAGCCTATCAGAATGGCCAGACCGATGGCACATCCAAATACCTAATGACCGGAAAAGACGGTAAAAATACATATTTCGCCGAAGATGGACGGATACTCGGGATTGTGGATCGGTATGGGAATAAGATTAATTTTGAATACAGCACGCTCAGCTACCAGCTGGACGGAGAGACGATTACCAAGAAACTGATATCTAAAGTCACAGACTCTGTTGGCCGTGTATCTACCCTGGAATATGTGGAGGATCCCGCCTTTACCGTTGGCCCTATCAATAAGCTGGAAGCGCTAGGTGCGAATGATTACTTCAAGGCTTCTGAGAATCCCAATACAACCGATTCAGGGGATTTAAACGGAAAATTCAAAGTTATTCTGCATCTCCCTGGAGACAAAAGCATTGTGTACGATAAATCGGCGGTGCTGGTCAGCGCCTCCAAGCATGTTATCCGCACCCGGCTGCAGCGGGTATACGATACAGATAACAAACCGAAATATTTCTACTGGTACGAGCAGCCTGATCTGGGCTTCACTTATTACAATAAGGCTAACTATTCCGCCTATAACAGGTATGAGAATCTCGTGCTTGTTGATGAAGTGAAAACGAATAAAGCAAAGCGTTTTGTCTACAACACATATACGAAGAAGCTGAATGAAGGCAGCATGCAGTACAGGAAGATTTTTGAGGTTAAGGAGCTTGTGAAGACAGGCTTTGATCCGGCCCAGGCAAATTTCCTTGATAAATTAATTACAGATACCAAGAATAAGAGTACTTATACATACACTAACGAAGCCGATGGATACGGAACTACCGGTTACAAGGAATACGATGATGCTTATCTTAAGGATACCTACCGTTACTATACAACAATCACAGATATTAACGGCAGCACAGTCAAATATACATATAACGGCAAGCAGGAACTGATTCTAACCGAAAAGCTGGGCAAGAATCATAAAGAGACGGTTACGAAAGAGCATGATGAGCTGAAGCTGGTCAAGAAGCAGGAGACTCTGACCTATCAAGTGACTGGCGGGCAGGCAACAGGTGAGCCGGTCCGTAAGATTGAGAATTACCGGTACGATGAATATGGTGATATGACCAGCTATACAGGGCCGATTGCTGAGCGGGACAGCAAGGGTTACCCGGTTAATAATGAGCACACTGTGCTCTACACCTATGATATTAACAAATTTCATATTCTGACCCAGAAGACCTGGAAGCTGGATCAGGATACAACGGCTCAAACCAATTATGAGCTGGACAGCAAGGGAAATGTGCTTAAAGAGAGTAAAGCAAATGACGATCCGGCGCATCCTTGGCTGATCACAGAATATGCCTACGATACCTCCGGCAATCTCATCCGCAAAACTGCGCATGACACTGCTCAGGACTTCACAACTTATTATGAGTATGGTATTGACGCCAATGGTACGGATACCAAAGGGGCATATCTGACTAAGCAGGTTCAGCAGTCTGAAGGTAAGAGCTATGCCAAAACCTATGCTTATGATATGCAGACAGGGAATATCCTTAGCGAGATTGATCCGAACGGCAATAAGACCTCCTATCAATACGACACGGTTGGCCGGCTGCTGAAGAACATCAGGCCGGATAACAAGGTGCTGCAGTACGAGTACCTGGAGAGTCCTTATGCCAACTTCAAGATTCAGTATACGGATGCCGGCAATTATAAATATCTGAACGAGTATGATATTCAGGGGAATTTGCTGAACAATAGTGTGAATAGCCAGGGAGTATGGAAAAGGTTATCCACACTGGAGTATGATGCTTTTGGCAATCAAACTAAAGAAATTAACAGTAACGGGCACAGCACCCGCTATGTCTATGACAGTAATCAGCAGATTGTAGAGAAATCCTACTATGAGAATGATAAGACACTTAAAGCTGGCGTGAAAGTAGATTACCAGATTGCTTCTTCACCCCAGGTTCCGCTGCTGATGACTATTACGAATGAAGAAGGTTATGGTAAGCGGTACTACTACGACCTTGAGAATCAGCTGGTGAAGCAGGAGGTTACACCAGATCATCAGAATTATTATGCCTCTGTCTTTAGTTATGACTATGTTGGCAACCTTATAACGGATACCGATGAAGGCAAGCATACTACCCAGTATTCGTATGATGCGTTGGGACGTAAGACTAGTACCGCGGATGCGCTGGGTAACACGACAACTTATACCTATAACATTATGGAGCAGCCCGTCTCCGAGAAAGCTCCCGGCGGCAAAATTACAGAATGGACTTATGATGGGCTGGGACGAAATTCAGTTCAAAAGATCTATCAAGCCGGGTCACCGGATTATTTCTACACTAATAGTCAATATGATGCCGGAAATAACAAAATTAAGATTACCCAAGGAATGTATTCTGCTGGATTAAGCAGAGATTCTTCAGTGGTTTCGTTCGCTTATGATTCTCTTAACCAGGTGACGGATCAATATACCAGCATTGACTCTGCTTCCAGTACACATACACATAACGATTATGATGCGAATGGCAACAAAGTGAAGGTTGTGGAATATGCAGATTCAGCCGGCAACAAGCTGATCGTGTACAATTATCAATTTGATTTTGCCGGAAATACAACTTCAGAGACAGGCTCATCCAAAGAAAAAATGGATGATGGAACATTCGTTGAAAGAGGTGCTTATGAGACATTAAATGAATACGACCTCGAAGGCAACCTGACTAAGAGTAAACAATTCAATGGTACTGATTATGACACAGAAGAAAATACGTACAATTATAGAAATCTCAAGGCTTCTACATCCAAGCCGTTTAATGACAAGGGGACAAGGCTTACCCGCTATCAATATGACAAGCAGGGCAATCTGATTACCGAGACGGCAGTGGTCGGCGGATCAGAGCAGACAACCTCTTATACCTATGACGGATTGGGTTTTGCAACGGGAACAACCGATCCTATGGGGAATACGATCCGTTATCTTTATGATACGATGGGCAATCTGCTTAAGACGGTTGATGCAAGATATTCTGCGCTTGCTATGGAGCAGGCTCCCGGTATTGAGAATGAGTATGATGCAGACAACCGGTTAATGAAGTCCGTTGCTTTTGACGGGACCAACCGTGAAGTTATTGCTTACAGGGAATATGATGGCAGAGGCAACGTAGTCAAGGATGTTGATGGAGAAGGGTACAACGCCAATCATCCGGAGCAGTCTGTAGGTACTCTCTATCAATATAACGTCATAGATAAGCCTGTTGAGAGCATCTCGGCTCAGATGGCTTATGACAATCAGCAGTTAGGTATCCGGAAAGTCAGCCAAAAGATAACCTATGATGGATCAGGCAATGTGTTGAGTGATACAGATGGGCTTGGTCATACCACCTCATATACCTATGATCTGGGGGGACGACTGAAGCAAACTACCTATGCTGACGGTACGCGTACAACAACTAATTATGATTTGACAGGTAAGTGGATTACTGTCAATACGGATAAAGCAGGACACCAGACCAAAATCTACAACAGTGTATTTGGCACCCCTTATCTGGTGGAGTACCCGGATGACACCACTGAAACCTTCCGTTATTCAGCCAAAGGAGAACTGCTGGAGCATATCGATCAGAATGGTAAATCCATATATTACGCTTACGATTCGGCAGGTAACCAGATTTCCCAAAAAGAATATATTCGTGCGGATGAAGCCAATTCTTATTACCGGCTGACCGTCATGAAATATGATGAGGCTGCCAAGCTGCTCTCTACAGAAACCTTCCAATATACTGTTTCTAAGAAAAATGGAGCTGCAACCCAGTCCAGTGCCGGTGATCTTACCCAGCAGATCTATGACAAGGGCGGAAAATTGATCCAGGTTACAGGACCTTTTGGCAGAGAGAGTAAGCAGGATTATGACCGGGCCGGGAATATTGTAACGACTTATCAGAAGATTAGCGATAATAATTATGATGTCACCCGGAACAGCTATGACTCCAGATCACGGCTTACAAAGACTGCCCTGCTGGTCAAGACTTCTGACATCAGCTCAGGTTTTTTGCCTGGCGCAGTTTTTGACAATGAATATGCGGACCGTCTGCAGGTGAATACCACCTACACCTATTCAAAGAATGATCAGGTGGTGACCCAGAGCGATGCTAAGGGAAATACGATTTCTTTTGAGTTTAATTACAATAAACAATTATTGAAGAAGACGGATGCACTTAAGGGTGCAACGTTGTATCAATATGACGATGCCGGCAATGTGCTCACTGAGACGAATCCCAAGGGAACAGTCACCGGTTATGCTTATGATTCGCTTAACCGTGTGCTGCGTAAAAGCCTTCCCGCTGCGGATGGGGAATTAGCAGTAACACGTTACGTATATGATTTAAGCGGGAATCTAATCCGGGAAATCTCGCCTAACCAATATAATAAAGAACTGGATAATACCGTTCAGGTTCTGGATATGAAGGGGATATCTTATACTTACGATACGATGAATCGGAGGTTGTCCACTGTATCTCCAGAAGGCGCAGGTCAGGAGTACATTCAGTATGACGCCAAAGGCCAGATATCCAAAAAAGTGGATGGTCTTAGGTACTCAGGTAATATGGGATCTTCCAAAGGTACAACCTATTTGTACGATGGGCTTGGCCGTCTAATCAAAGAAACCAATGCTTTGGGCGGCAGCAGGGTGTACGAATACGATGTACTTGATCATTTGCTCGCTCGGACGGATGAACTTGGGAATACAACCTCCTATGAAGTGAACCCTGACGGGACACCGGGCAGAATTATTAACGCTGATGGCGGAATTTACAAATATGCGTTTGATAAGCTGGGACGAAAGACTTCAGAGACGAACCCGCTGGGAGCTGTAACCACCACCAGTTATACTGCTTTTGGCAAAGAAAAAGTTGTGAAGGACCCTTACGGATATACGGTTGAGAACAAATATGATCCTAACGGAAATCTGGTATCGGTGAAAGATCAGGCAGGCAGCGTAAGCTTGTTCAACTATGATGCTGCAAACCGGCTTATCGAAAAGAAGTCGCCGCTTGCGCTCGATGACAGTACAAACGTTGTTTATGCTGTAGAGCACTACGCTTATGATGCCGCTGGAAATATGATCAGGAAAGTCCTGTCAGGAACTAAAGAGGACTCTGCTAACCGGGAAACTACTTATATCTATTATGATAATAATCTGCTCAAAAGCGTGGCGGACAACAGCGGAGCCAGCTCTTCTATGGAGTATGACAAGAATGGTAACCTCATCAAATCGGAGAGATTAAGAGATGCTGATCTTTCAGATGTGGAGCAATATGAGTATGATGCCCAGAACCGGATGGTCAAACGGATAGCATGGCTGGATAAGGACACCGTTGAAGGGTATTCGTCACTGCCTAATTTGGCTAGTCTACTGGATTCCTCCTATCAAGATCGAATCCGGCAGATTACTACTTACAGCTACGATGTGCTTGGCAACAAAATTCAGGAACTGGATCCTAGGGCGAATAGCTTCTTGTCCACGGATGTAGCTAACCAGAAGAATTACACAGTAAATTATACCTATGATGCTATGAACCGCCTGGAGAAGATTATTCGTACTCAAGGGTCAGCTGATATCATCAGACAATATGGTTATGATGCAGCCGGGAATAGAATTTCCGATAAGAATGAGCGGGGACACATAACAAAATATGCATATGATCCAGTTAACCGGATCACTGTGGTCACGGATGCGGAGGGCAGAAAGTTTACTACAGCCTACGATCTGGCAGGAAACAAGACGTCAGATACCAACGCCAAGGGCTACACCATGTCATATACCTATGACAAGCTAAACCGGCTTTCGTTAACGATTGACCCGTATGATAAGGTAGTCGGCAAGAAGATTTATGATGCGAAAGGCAATACTGTCAAGGTAATAGATGCTAAAGGTTATGCTGCAGGAGATACGGATGACTCACGGTATGGGACTCTTTACCGTTATGATTTAAGCAATCGTGTGACTGCTGTTATCGACCCTGTACTGGCTGACAAGAACGGAACAGACAAATTCACTACTGTTTATCAGTACAATACTTATGGCAACCTGACGCAAAAGACGGATGCTCTTGGCAACTCTATTCGCTATGAGTATGATAACGCCGGGCGTTTGACTAAAGTAATTGATGCACTGGATGTGGAAGTCAGCTATAGCTATGACCGTATGGGCAACAAGCAGTTTATGAAAGACGGACGGGGCAAAGTTACCCAATACCGCTACGGGGCCTTTGGGATGCTGCAATCCGTCACGGATGCCGGCAATGCAACCATTAGCTATACCTATGATCTAGCGCTGAACAAGCAGCGTATGATCGACCATCAGGGAAATAACACTTTGTATATCTACAATAACCAGAATCTGCTGAGTGAAATGAAAGTGGTTGAAACTGGCGACCGGATTAGCTACGGCTATGACGAAGCTGGGAACCGCATCCGTATGAATGACGAGAGCGGGGCGTACAGCTACATCTACAATTCCCGGGATCAACTGCTGAAAACCATGAAAGACGGCAAGGTTCAGATTCTGTACACGTACGATGAGATTGGCAATGTGGAGACAGTGACAGATGCGCTGGGCCTCACTACGGCTTACCATTACGACAAATCAAGCCGGATGGACCGTGTTGTCTATGAGGGCAAGGAAACGGCCTATACCTACGACAAGAACGGTAACCGGACAATGGTGCAGTATGAAGATGGCGTCAAAGAGGTCTATGCGTACGATCTGAACAATCGTCTGCTAACTTTAATTAACAAACGGAACGGCGGTTCTGAAATATCCAGCTACCGCTATACCTATGATGATGCCGGCAGACAGATTACCAAGACAGACAGCTTTGGAAAAACTTCATACAGCTACGATGACGCAGGCCGTATTGAGCAGGTGGAAGCTCCGGGGAAGACAACAGTCTATGCTTATGACGGAGCGGGAAACCGCAAATCTATGCTGGAGACCTATACTTCACTGCAGCCCAGCAGTTATATCAACCCGGATACCAAGCTGGCGCTTCAGTACAAACTGAAGAAGAGCGAATACCTGTATTCCTCCAGCAATCAGCTGGTGAAGCTGGAAGAACGGATGAGTGAAACGGCAGGCAAGGAGCTGCTGCTTAAAACGGTTGATTATCTCTTCGATAAGAACGGCAATGAGCTCAGCCAACGGACAGCCTATACGCAGCCGCACACAGCGGGGATGCACCAGTCAACCGGAGGAGATGCTTACGAGGCAGAGACTAAGGAGATTAACAGTCTCATCGAAAAAGTGAATCAAACCTACGACGGGTTCAACCGCTTAACGAAAGCGGTCAAGGTGAAGGCGGGAGACCGTACGACCGTAGACTATGTTTATAATGGTGACGGCTTACGGGTGAAGAAAACGGTGAGCAGTGCCAAAGCAGGAAGTGCAGTAACAGAAACGAATTATGTATATGACCGTCAGCACGTGATCCTGGAGACGGACAATAGCGGCAAGCTTGGTGTCCGTTACATCCGCGGCATCAATTATATCGCCAGAATGAATCAAGGCCACGCCTATAGCTATTATCTGTACAATGGCCATGGGGATGTCGTGCAGACCGTTACGCCGGGTGGCGAAATACAGAACCAGTATGACTACGATGTCTTTGGTAATCCGACCCTAAGTATCGAAACGTACACGGAATCCATCCGTTACGCTGGGGAGTACTATGATGGGGAGACAGGACTTTACTATCTGCGGGCACGTTACTACGATCCATATATCGGACGCTTCCTGTCAGAGGACAGCTACTGGGGTGAGGACAATAACCCGCTCAGCCTGAACCTGTATACGTATGCCAATAATGATCCGGTTCAGTATATCGATCCGACAGGACATGCGGCAACGGCAAGTTCACTCCAGAGTAAGATCAAGCAGAATGAAGCCGCGATGGATCGCCAAGAGCATCTGTATTTGGCACAAAAGAAGGCATCGACACCAGCGCCAGCGAAGCCAGCATCACCAGCCCCAGCGAAGCCTGCACAGACTACGAAGCCAGCGGCAACAGTGTCAGCGAAACAGGCACCAGCCAAAGCGGTCACCGCGGCACCGGTAACGCCGAAGCCAGCTGCAAAGACAAGTGCGCCAGCGACATCAGTGGCGCAAAGTAAGACAGCCGCTACAATGGCTAATCTGACAAAGCAGAATCAGCTGCTGGCGGCAGAATTGAAGATAGCGAAAAAGAATGAACAAGCCGCCCAGGCCACCAAAGCCGCAGCGAAGAAAGACCCCGTGCCGGTGAAGCCAGCAGCATCGGGAAAGGGAAGTACATCGGTACTTGATAAGGTTGCAACTGGAGCGAAAAACTTAGGTGTTGGAACCTATAACTTACTCGTTGGTGACGATATCAAGGGGGCATTCGGGAAGAACTCAACGACAACAGAACGATGGATAGGTTCGGCTTCCTTGGCCTTCACAGTAGTAACATTAGGTGAAGGGGCCTTAATTAAGGGAGGCATTAAGGTTGTAGCGCAGGGATTAGAAAAAGCGGTAGCAAAGAATTTGGTGGTAAAAGCTACTGTGAAGGAAACTGCGGAAGTAGTAGGGAATAAGGTAACGCAGCAAGGAGTGAAGCAAACAGGTACAGGAGTTGGGCGACAGGTACAGGAGACGTTGTCGGACAGTTCCAGTGCGCTAAATAAGCTTCAAAAGGGTAGCGTTCCTGCTGCTACGACTGCTGAAAGTACGAATAAAGCAGTTGTGGACGAATATGGTATCTTGAAGAAAAACACAAATATTCCAGGACAGGCTCATCATTTGAACCAAGATGCTGCTTATAGAGATGTAATCCCTTCAAGTAAAGGGATGTCAACAAAGCTAGAAGGGAACGCTTTTACAGAAGTGGATTCTCCACATTATAATGCACACGAAAGCCTAGAGCAGTTCTGGAATCAATATAGAAAGGGTGGAGCAAAATATCGTGAAGCACCCACAAATTTGGAGTACTCAAAGGCCATGGTTGATTCCTTAAAATCAGCCGGGTATACTCAACAGGAAGCGATGCAAATAGCAGCTAAAGCCGTTGAACAGCGCGTCCAACATGGTGTACTTGGAGGAATGCCAGTGCCAAGAATACCTGGTAGAATAAACCAAACCACAAGACCCTAA